The proteins below are encoded in one region of Sulfolobus islandicus Y.N.15.51:
- a CDS encoding MMPL family transporter, with protein sequence MVTNVKLVFPQYFLLYIKSRNNVKNGLVSLVLWLLLIMILLHFAIKTPSLFTYSDSPFLSSSVQSVRADKIVTNYFHIGNVDNLYIIINSSSYNQALQEIYSNLYLLNNATVITPNGYVSMLKTEYLSYLGLNEKNFSSTISQLYENLTRLKLYLISNFQYFEYQLNITFGLPLHNFTSNICPTYKENFDKVNGSLLEKARYAGYLTFKDPFLFYFGFNNYTNYTLALKFLIQFNNYTSLIERILKTQNITSVNESNVIFNNITTAFNSSFHKGTLWLFIINVPSNESLTNINQFTESLRNAYVIGHLAYYAQSAYYTQSNVEIIDITTIILVMILLILLVRSIVPILILISSAGTSLLLAYGLMYMETLLGYKIYYISGLVAPPIVFGLNIDYGILLIYRYFEEINKNNLDALLYALKNSIKGILLSGISITIGFSSFILSPSALLQNIGIALVTSSISALIPAVFFTYTLLLLIPQRYLSFPRRKLPSITDIRQRYLYKLSNFAVRHNKLLVILMLVSIVIFIFYFPSIHTNVNIDEILPPHANSLVGTKVLNQLYNYSIDYIILYGSPKANYTLIYNLTKTLIDQGNLVYGPMSLGSQIIVNNSNLYDHFHQGNYTLLIIYLKYPVFSNGAINLTNWLISKGFLVGGDNAQRIDIVNNTVSTYFSYTLPLTIILIVIYLFMILGSILLPLRLSLTVGLSSLLGAFTVALVYNSPYWLSPLVIFALLFSLGIDYDMFIIIRLFDEMKNDDDINSAIVRSVENTGLVVTTCGLILAGAFFSLMVANMRFLQEIGLGVGVSILFDTFVVRPILVPAIISILKKYNFWPFKARKFLYT encoded by the coding sequence ATGGTTACCAATGTAAAATTGGTATTTCCACAATACTTTTTACTGTATATAAAGTCTAGGAATAATGTGAAGAATGGACTTGTATCGTTGGTATTATGGTTATTACTGATTATGATATTATTGCATTTTGCAATTAAAACTCCTAGTTTATTTACGTATTCGGATTCCCCATTCTTGTCAAGCAGCGTACAAAGTGTAAGGGCTGATAAGATAGTAACCAATTACTTTCACATTGGCAACGTTGATAATCTGTATATTATTATCAATTCCTCGTCTTATAACCAAGCTTTACAAGAAATTTATTCTAATTTATATCTCCTTAATAACGCTACGGTGATAACTCCCAACGGTTACGTTAGCATGCTTAAGACAGAGTATCTCAGCTACCTTGGCTTAAATGAGAAGAATTTCTCATCTACGATAAGCCAGTTGTATGAGAATTTGACTCGTTTGAAACTTTATTTAATTTCAAATTTTCAATACTTTGAATATCAGTTAAATATTACATTTGGTCTTCCACTTCATAATTTCACTAGTAACATATGCCCTACCTATAAGGAAAATTTTGATAAAGTTAATGGAAGTTTACTAGAGAAAGCTAGATATGCGGGATACTTAACCTTTAAAGATCCATTTCTTTTCTACTTTGGATTTAATAATTACACTAATTACACTTTGGCATTAAAGTTTTTGATACAGTTTAATAACTACACTAGTCTAATCGAAAGGATACTTAAAACTCAAAACATAACGTCTGTTAATGAAAGCAATGTGATTTTTAATAATATAACTACAGCCTTTAACTCATCCTTTCATAAGGGTACTTTATGGCTTTTCATTATAAATGTTCCTAGCAATGAAAGCCTAACAAATATTAATCAATTTACTGAAAGTCTCAGAAACGCCTATGTAATAGGTCACCTAGCGTATTATGCACAATCCGCATATTATACTCAAAGTAACGTTGAAATTATAGATATAACTACAATTATTCTTGTAATGATATTACTAATACTGTTAGTTAGATCAATTGTTCCAATTCTGATTTTAATATCTAGTGCTGGTACTAGTCTTTTATTAGCTTATGGTCTCATGTACATGGAAACGCTTCTAGGTTATAAGATATATTATATTTCGGGTTTGGTTGCACCTCCAATTGTATTTGGTCTTAACATTGACTATGGCATATTACTCATATATAGATATTTTGAAGAAATTAATAAAAATAATTTAGATGCTCTCCTATATGCGCTTAAAAATTCAATAAAAGGTATACTATTAAGTGGTATTAGTATCACGATTGGGTTCTCCAGTTTTATCCTTTCCCCTTCTGCACTACTTCAAAACATAGGAATAGCGTTAGTGACATCTTCCATTTCAGCATTAATACCAGCAGTTTTCTTTACGTACACGTTATTGCTCTTAATCCCTCAAAGATATCTTAGTTTTCCTAGACGAAAATTACCGAGTATTACGGATATAAGGCAAAGGTACTTATATAAGCTTTCCAACTTTGCAGTAAGGCACAATAAGTTATTAGTAATTCTTATGCTAGTTTCTATCGTTATCTTTATCTTTTATTTTCCTTCTATACACACCAACGTTAATATAGATGAAATATTACCTCCCCATGCAAATTCACTTGTAGGTACAAAGGTTCTTAATCAACTTTACAATTATAGTATAGACTATATTATATTGTATGGAAGCCCTAAGGCTAACTACACTCTCATTTATAATTTAACTAAAACTCTTATAGATCAAGGTAACTTAGTTTATGGACCAATGTCCTTAGGTTCTCAGATCATTGTCAATAATAGCAACTTATATGATCACTTTCATCAAGGAAATTACACCTTGTTGATAATTTACCTAAAGTACCCTGTATTTAGCAATGGCGCTATAAATTTAACAAATTGGCTCATAAGCAAGGGATTCCTAGTTGGAGGGGATAACGCACAAAGAATAGATATCGTTAATAATACCGTTAGTACTTATTTTAGCTATACTTTACCACTTACTATAATTTTAATTGTCATTTACCTCTTCATGATTCTCGGATCTATTCTACTTCCCTTGAGGTTATCCTTAACTGTAGGTCTAAGCTCATTATTGGGAGCATTTACAGTGGCATTAGTATATAACTCGCCATATTGGCTATCCCCACTTGTAATTTTTGCCCTTCTTTTCAGTTTAGGTATAGACTATGATATGTTCATAATCATAAGATTATTTGATGAGATGAAAAACGACGATGACATAAATAGTGCTATAGTAAGATCGGTAGAAAATACTGGATTAGTAGTAACTACTTGTGGTTTGATTTTAGCCGGAGCCTTTTTCTCATTGATGGTGGCAAATATGAGATTCTTACAAGAAATAGGTCTAGGTGTAGGAGTCTCAATACTGTTTGATACTTTTGTAGTTAGGCCTATTCTAGTACCTGCAATTATTTCAATTCTGAAAAAATATAATTTTTGGCCATTTAAGGCGAGAAAATTTCTTTATACTTAA
- a CDS encoding thiamine-phosphate synthase family protein has translation MLKSPLSIFDDIFITSIRVLEAKRLRELHMSQTRIANLLGVSQPAVKQYLDEDENSYIKRLQNLGLTREEIDDFLDKLTQLLINGDPKQVMQYISVFFLSNLSRLKFCKYHKMIDSEIPVDCDICKSLYKENEEEMMELALSMLQNESVAELIPEVLSNLAFAKANAKREEDVLAIPGRITKIRNLPTPASKPMWGGSKHLAKVLLSVMKNHPAVRSVMNIKYDEKVEMILKEIGYKFKKVGPQNDLGNERIAETIAAVFDEGTDVVIHLGGTGIEANTYVFGRDPLDVVKKIINISVKYKEIFSP, from the coding sequence GTGCTAAAATCACCACTATCAATATTTGATGACATATTCATAACATCAATTAGGGTATTAGAGGCTAAAAGACTTAGGGAACTACATATGAGTCAAACGAGAATTGCTAATCTATTAGGAGTTAGCCAACCAGCAGTGAAACAATACTTAGATGAAGACGAAAATTCGTACATTAAAAGATTACAGAATTTGGGATTAACACGTGAAGAAATAGACGATTTTCTAGATAAACTTACGCAATTACTAATAAATGGTGACCCTAAACAAGTAATGCAATATATCAGTGTGTTTTTCCTTTCCAATTTAAGTAGGCTAAAATTCTGTAAATACCACAAAATGATTGATAGTGAAATTCCTGTTGATTGCGACATTTGTAAAAGTTTGTACAAGGAGAATGAAGAGGAAATGATGGAACTTGCACTATCAATGCTTCAAAACGAGTCTGTAGCGGAATTAATCCCAGAAGTTCTAAGCAATTTAGCCTTTGCAAAAGCCAACGCTAAGAGGGAAGAAGATGTGCTTGCAATTCCAGGGAGAATAACTAAAATTAGAAACCTACCAACACCTGCTTCTAAACCAATGTGGGGAGGAAGCAAGCATTTAGCTAAGGTACTATTATCAGTGATGAAAAATCATCCCGCTGTGAGGTCAGTTATGAATATCAAGTATGATGAGAAAGTGGAAATGATATTGAAGGAAATTGGCTATAAATTTAAGAAAGTAGGTCCTCAGAACGACCTAGGCAATGAAAGAATAGCCGAAACAATAGCTGCAGTATTTGATGAAGGTACAGATGTGGTAATACATTTGGGCGGTACTGGTATTGAGGCCAACACTTATGTTTTTGGCAGAGATCCATTAGATGTTGTAAAAAAGATTATAAATATATCAGTTAAGTATAAAGAAATTTTCTCGCCTTAA
- a CDS encoding DNA double-strand break repair nuclease NurA gives MNMSSNIDSGDFSTIVRLRSNKNYFLNRELTFAAIDGTFSDIILEGEKGGYIVIGIIKGRIFKDFKFTIEDISVDDELCICEAEKRMRELEYYNIKENEVDLIFFDRKLSFDKSLGISVPKNSIGIVKDFDIVKRENLNNVENPPWLVINEKHDETIYGYFKLFPSSWVFYIESQVFVENPEELLSLIYNLGREPIPEALGYNYPLFLADKLVKYYRNKLSKFINVTSLQSNIRYREFRSWIERLRNDGKYF, from the coding sequence ATGAATATGTCATCAAATATTGATAGTGGTGATTTTAGCACAATAGTAAGATTGAGATCAAACAAAAATTACTTTCTGAATAGAGAGTTAACGTTTGCCGCAATTGATGGAACCTTCTCTGACATTATTTTGGAAGGAGAGAAAGGAGGTTATATAGTAATAGGCATAATCAAAGGCAGAATATTTAAGGATTTTAAATTTACTATAGAAGATATTTCAGTTGATGATGAGCTGTGCATTTGTGAAGCAGAGAAGAGAATGAGAGAACTAGAATACTACAATATAAAGGAAAATGAAGTTGATCTAATATTTTTCGATAGAAAACTGTCATTTGATAAATCTTTAGGTATTTCGGTTCCTAAAAATTCCATTGGAATTGTAAAGGATTTTGATATAGTAAAAAGAGAAAATTTGAACAATGTAGAAAACCCCCCTTGGCTAGTAATTAATGAAAAACATGATGAAACGATTTATGGATATTTTAAACTGTTTCCCTCCTCATGGGTATTCTACATAGAGTCTCAAGTTTTTGTAGAAAATCCGGAAGAATTGCTTTCTCTAATCTATAATCTAGGAAGGGAGCCAATACCAGAAGCTTTAGGGTATAATTATCCATTGTTTTTAGCTGATAAGTTAGTGAAATATTACAGAAATAAATTAAGCAAGTTCATAAATGTCACCAGTTTGCAAAGCAATATTAGATACAGAGAATTTAGAAGTTGGATTGAGAGATTAAGAAATGATGGAAAGTATTTTTGA
- a CDS encoding ATP-binding protein has product MMESIFEVEEGKLREAKIITRQTSDGRGTISFRNYIVEFPFSLKDKLGIGKLLAVNTIKENYYLILEVADIIPMHYGMINLDSTIPKEIRNEIMKKVSESWYSNDEKEIWIDSITYPLGYILEINSNNIQFKKGYFPPLLGSSVKILNKKAYASFVCANSNVSLGNILHEQLSLDINLEKAIKYHLGIFAFTGSGKSNLASLIARKVLDNLPDTKVVIFDVSMEYAILLLDKLLEVPSRVISLDRVPPNPADASRKFLRSHVIPDDIIDIRDKIKKSAEILHQNGKMKQLYVPPEGFTYLTYADLIDLVKKQIEDKYTAISQKPLLYTFLSKLDNFMRERKLTVDDIIDDSINNLLDEIENLGKDAHLKENSSLFTFIYGIRAYISLGIRETEDYDIENLAIEILDSSRDSPRLFILELPNLEEGRQVVATVINQIYNRRKRMYSDNPKVLFIIDEAQEFIPYDTKQKDKSEASSTAIEKLLRHGRKYHLHSLISTQRLAYLNTNALQQLHSYFISTLPRPYDRQLLAETFGISDMLLDKTLELEPGQWLLVSFKSALPHDVPVFFAAENNLDLLKDRINKL; this is encoded by the coding sequence ATGATGGAAAGTATTTTTGAAGTAGAAGAGGGAAAGCTAAGAGAAGCCAAAATAATAACTAGGCAAACTTCTGATGGCAGGGGTACAATATCTTTTAGAAATTATATAGTAGAATTCCCCTTCTCGCTAAAGGATAAATTAGGTATAGGAAAATTGCTTGCTGTAAATACAATAAAGGAAAATTACTATCTGATTTTAGAAGTTGCAGATATTATTCCGATGCATTATGGTATGATAAATCTGGACTCTACAATACCTAAGGAGATTAGAAATGAAATCATGAAAAAAGTTAGTGAAAGTTGGTATTCGAACGATGAGAAAGAAATATGGATAGATTCAATAACTTATCCTTTGGGATATATTCTAGAAATAAATTCGAACAATATTCAATTTAAAAAAGGATATTTCCCACCTCTATTGGGTTCCTCAGTAAAGATTTTAAATAAAAAGGCGTATGCGTCATTTGTCTGTGCAAATAGTAATGTAAGTTTAGGAAACATTCTACATGAACAACTTTCTTTAGATATAAATTTAGAAAAAGCAATAAAGTATCACCTAGGTATTTTCGCTTTTACGGGCTCGGGTAAATCAAATTTAGCATCCTTGATAGCAAGAAAAGTGTTAGATAACCTACCCGACACTAAAGTTGTAATATTTGACGTATCAATGGAGTACGCAATACTTCTCTTAGATAAGTTGCTTGAAGTTCCATCTAGAGTTATAAGCTTAGATAGAGTTCCCCCTAATCCAGCTGATGCGAGTAGAAAATTTTTAAGAAGTCACGTGATTCCTGACGACATTATAGATATTAGAGATAAGATAAAAAAAAGTGCAGAAATTCTACATCAAAATGGGAAAATGAAACAGTTATACGTTCCACCTGAAGGTTTTACTTACTTAACTTATGCCGATTTAATAGATCTAGTCAAAAAGCAGATAGAAGATAAATATACTGCAATATCGCAGAAACCACTACTCTATACTTTCCTAAGTAAGTTAGATAATTTCATGAGAGAAAGGAAATTGACAGTGGATGATATCATAGATGACTCTATTAATAATTTATTGGATGAAATAGAAAACTTAGGAAAAGATGCGCATTTAAAGGAGAATTCGTCACTGTTTACATTTATATATGGTATAAGAGCATACATCTCACTCGGCATCAGAGAAACTGAAGATTATGATATAGAAAATTTAGCGATTGAAATTTTGGATTCTTCCAGGGACTCACCTAGATTATTTATTTTAGAACTCCCTAACTTAGAAGAGGGAAGGCAAGTAGTTGCGACTGTAATTAATCAAATTTACAATAGGAGAAAGAGAATGTATTCCGACAATCCTAAAGTACTATTCATAATAGATGAAGCTCAAGAGTTTATACCTTATGATACCAAACAGAAAGATAAAAGTGAAGCCTCAAGCACTGCCATAGAGAAATTGCTTAGACATGGAAGAAAGTATCACTTACATTCACTAATAAGTACTCAAAGACTAGCTTACCTAAACACTAACGCACTGCAGCAGTTACACTCTTACTTCATAAGCACACTTCCTAGGCCGTACGATAGACAATTATTAGCTGAAACTTTTGGAATTAGTGATATGCTCTTAGATAAGACCCTAGAACTGGAACCAGGGCAATGGTTATTAGTAAGCTTTAAGTCGGCTCTCCCTCATGATGTTCCAGTATTCTTTGCCGCTGAGAACAATCTAGATTTATTAAAGGATAGAATAAATAAGCTATGA
- a CDS encoding selenocysteine-specific translation elongation factor: protein MYYGSIITVLSSDKNKLTGIAEKLGKLHETAKTKIYYRKKGEYIRSILLTTEYPEKIIDLAEALSLSSTAILYIPETLTWMDGELVLLIDSLNTHNKIVISNLDQGKINNILGSLSSFTKFDLYNDIPDLSETEEEDKGIVYVDRVFTVKGVGTVVTGFSFTNVEVHEKLVALPYNKEVEIKSIQVLDEDQKSVSTGVRIGFALKNVKEEEIEDLLYLVKPNVKVVKEIEGQITNYKWSTINQGQNHIIVKGHGIAANIKVDNQKAKIMSSVPIPIVDNRILVLNVNVRQGKPRVAGYISL, encoded by the coding sequence ATGTATTACGGGAGTATAATTACAGTCTTATCGTCAGATAAGAATAAACTAACTGGGATAGCCGAAAAACTAGGTAAGCTTCATGAAACCGCCAAGACAAAAATATATTATAGAAAAAAGGGGGAATACATTAGATCAATCCTATTGACTACAGAGTATCCGGAAAAAATTATAGATTTAGCTGAAGCATTATCACTCTCGTCGACTGCAATATTATATATACCAGAAACTTTAACGTGGATGGATGGAGAGCTAGTACTTTTAATTGATTCTCTAAATACGCATAACAAGATAGTAATATCCAACTTAGATCAAGGTAAAATAAATAATATTTTAGGCTCTTTAAGCTCCTTTACTAAATTCGATCTATATAATGATATTCCAGACTTAAGCGAGACCGAAGAGGAGGATAAGGGAATAGTATATGTAGATAGAGTATTCACAGTCAAAGGTGTTGGAACCGTAGTTACTGGATTCTCATTTACCAATGTTGAAGTTCATGAGAAATTAGTGGCGTTACCTTATAATAAGGAGGTTGAAATAAAGAGTATTCAAGTTTTAGATGAGGATCAAAAGAGTGTTTCAACCGGAGTTAGAATAGGGTTTGCTCTGAAAAACGTAAAAGAAGAGGAAATAGAAGATTTACTGTATTTGGTTAAGCCAAATGTTAAGGTTGTAAAGGAAATAGAAGGACAAATAACTAATTACAAATGGTCCACTATAAATCAAGGTCAAAATCACATAATAGTTAAGGGTCATGGAATTGCAGCTAATATAAAAGTCGATAATCAAAAAGCTAAGATTATGTCATCTGTTCCAATACCTATTGTTGACAATAGGATACTTGTCTTAAACGTTAACGTCAGACAGGGAAAACCAAGAGTCGCTGGATATATTAGTTTATAA
- a CDS encoding TIGR00304 family membrane protein has protein sequence MKLIAAGLTLIFLGFILLFLGVVLQVQTPQTTTSSSPQFAGLVLLGPIPIAFGNVPPSVLSNLIIVGVVFTIIMLIIYLIMFIIGRKTTRAPF, from the coding sequence ATGAAGTTAATTGCGGCTGGTCTCACATTAATATTTCTTGGTTTCATCCTACTCTTCCTAGGTGTAGTATTGCAAGTTCAAACTCCCCAGACAACTACTTCATCTTCTCCGCAATTCGCAGGATTAGTGTTATTAGGACCAATTCCAATAGCCTTTGGCAATGTCCCACCATCGGTCTTAAGTAACCTAATTATAGTAGGTGTTGTATTTACCATAATAATGTTAATCATCTATTTAATAATGTTTATAATTGGAAGAAAAACTACCAGAGCTCCATTTTAG
- a CDS encoding zinc-binding dehydrogenase, which produces MKGAILYKYNESLIIEDNIQIDEPKVGETKIRIEATGLCHSDVNVFEGKTPVPPPVIAGHEIAGVIEEVGNNVTDFKPGDRVISAFIHPCGKCKNCITGKENLCEVFAKNRLNGTLLDGTTRLHFKDGTPIRAFLGGGFAEYAMVPYTALTKVPEDLDLRKVAVLGCAGLTAYGAVNSAKIEPGETVAVIGVGGVGLSVIQMLKIAGAGRIIAVGTRKWKLEKALELGASDVVNSKETDVVRAVKNITGGGPDVVIEVAGTTETVKMSLDMVRIGGKVVLVGLPPTTAEIPIRIASIVRGGIKIIGDYGGRPRVDMPRLIELVKLGKYDPTALVTGKFRLEEINEAVKLLEQGEAIRSLIIPN; this is translated from the coding sequence ATGAAAGGAGCAATATTGTATAAATATAATGAGTCATTAATTATTGAGGATAATATTCAAATAGATGAACCTAAGGTAGGTGAAACAAAGATTAGAATTGAGGCAACTGGCTTATGTCATTCAGATGTAAATGTATTTGAAGGAAAAACTCCAGTCCCTCCACCAGTCATTGCGGGACATGAAATAGCTGGTGTTATAGAGGAGGTAGGAAATAACGTTACAGACTTTAAACCTGGCGATAGGGTTATATCAGCATTTATTCATCCCTGCGGTAAATGCAAAAATTGTATAACGGGAAAGGAGAATTTATGTGAAGTCTTTGCGAAAAATAGACTAAATGGGACATTACTAGATGGTACAACTAGATTACACTTTAAGGATGGAACTCCGATAAGGGCATTTTTAGGAGGAGGATTTGCAGAATACGCAATGGTACCTTATACTGCATTAACTAAAGTTCCGGAAGATTTGGATTTAAGAAAGGTTGCAGTATTGGGTTGTGCAGGTTTAACTGCTTATGGTGCTGTAAATTCCGCTAAAATAGAGCCTGGTGAAACAGTTGCTGTAATTGGAGTTGGCGGTGTAGGATTGTCTGTGATACAGATGTTAAAGATTGCTGGTGCCGGAAGGATAATAGCAGTCGGGACTAGAAAATGGAAATTGGAAAAGGCGTTAGAGCTAGGAGCTAGTGATGTAGTTAACTCTAAAGAGACTGATGTTGTTAGAGCTGTTAAGAATATTACTGGAGGAGGGCCGGATGTTGTAATAGAAGTAGCAGGAACTACGGAAACAGTGAAAATGTCTTTAGATATGGTTAGAATAGGAGGAAAGGTAGTACTAGTGGGATTACCTCCAACTACTGCTGAAATTCCAATTAGGATAGCAAGTATAGTTAGAGGGGGTATTAAAATCATAGGAGACTATGGAGGGAGGCCTAGAGTAGATATGCCTAGACTTATTGAACTTGTAAAATTGGGAAAATATGACCCTACTGCGTTAGTGACTGGAAAGTTCAGATTAGAAGAAATTAACGAGGCAGTAAAATTATTGGAGCAAGGAGAGGCAATAAGAAGTTTAATAATTCCTAACTAA
- a CDS encoding DEAD/DEAH box helicase has protein sequence MVRLRYFKCLLLSDFSAPGLSWNDEFKCYIGQANKYREVLYYYKRSHVEVEDSVLELLPFPLIVDRIKLREYQQEALNAWLKSKLGIIVIPTGGGKTVIGLKAIALIRLATLIIVPTIDLLQQWYENIRELLGVEAGRVGGGYDELKGITVITYDSAYTQLEKIGNKFGLVIFDEVHHLPSEGYSIIAQGLAAPYRLGLTATPERSDGRHKLYPSLVGPLVYRITVSNLVGKYLSSFEIQRIYVNLTEDEEKLYRHYRGILKKFLSQRNLKLKSLNDFNRLLRLAVKDKEAREALLAWHEALKIAVNSKAKLEKLKDLLKELNGEKIIIFTRNTSMVYEISRLFLIPAVTYKTNKQERIEILEKFRSGKYNVIVTSSVLDEGIDVPDASIGIVLGGYGTSRQFIQRLGRILRKKENKKARLIEIITKGTSDYNLSKRRRQNANL, from the coding sequence GTGGTACGATTACGATACTTTAAATGTTTATTACTATCCGATTTTTCAGCTCCCGGTTTAAGCTGGAATGATGAGTTTAAGTGCTATATAGGCCAAGCAAACAAGTATCGAGAAGTCCTTTATTACTATAAGAGGTCTCACGTTGAAGTTGAGGATAGCGTCCTAGAGTTATTACCTTTTCCTTTGATTGTAGATCGAATAAAATTAAGGGAATATCAGCAAGAGGCTTTGAATGCATGGTTAAAGAGTAAGCTAGGGATAATAGTGATTCCCACTGGAGGTGGAAAAACTGTAATAGGATTGAAGGCCATAGCTCTGATTAGGCTTGCTACACTAATAATAGTGCCTACAATCGATTTATTACAGCAATGGTATGAAAATATAAGAGAGTTACTTGGAGTTGAGGCGGGGAGGGTAGGGGGAGGATATGATGAACTTAAGGGAATAACCGTAATTACGTATGATTCAGCGTACACTCAGCTAGAGAAAATAGGAAATAAATTTGGATTAGTAATTTTTGATGAAGTTCATCATCTACCTTCAGAAGGATATTCCATAATAGCTCAAGGTTTAGCTGCCCCATATAGATTAGGCTTGACTGCTACGCCAGAAAGAAGTGACGGAAGACACAAACTGTATCCATCACTCGTTGGGCCCTTAGTATATAGGATTACAGTTTCTAACCTAGTCGGAAAATATCTTTCAAGTTTTGAAATTCAACGTATATACGTAAATCTCACTGAAGACGAAGAGAAATTATATAGGCACTATAGAGGAATCCTAAAGAAATTTTTATCTCAACGTAATCTTAAGTTAAAGTCATTGAATGATTTCAATAGGCTACTTAGGCTAGCAGTTAAGGATAAGGAAGCTAGAGAGGCATTATTAGCATGGCATGAAGCTCTCAAGATAGCTGTAAATTCCAAGGCAAAGTTAGAGAAGCTTAAAGACTTGCTCAAGGAGCTAAATGGTGAGAAAATTATAATATTTACTAGAAATACGTCAATGGTATACGAGATATCAAGACTATTCTTAATTCCTGCAGTTACATACAAGACGAATAAGCAAGAAAGGATAGAGATTCTGGAGAAATTTAGATCTGGAAAATACAATGTAATAGTAACTTCTAGTGTCCTCGATGAAGGTATTGACGTTCCAGATGCTTCTATTGGTATAGTTCTAGGAGGTTATGGAACCTCTAGGCAATTCATACAGAGGTTAGGTAGAATCTTAAGGAAGAAAGAGAATAAAAAAGCTAGATTGATAGAAATAATAACTAAAGGTACTAGTGATTATAATTTAAGTAAAAGGCGAAGACAAAATGCTAACCTCTGA